The following coding sequences are from one Wenzhouxiangella sp. AB-CW3 window:
- a CDS encoding phospholipid-binding protein MlaC, with translation MMRWMTIIPALFFALGLAAEEPPEIIKDTTDRIIELIEENRETYEADAERMREDVREVLMPRIDTLYSARLVLGRHGRGRDEDEVLEFADALAEQLLRRYASALLEYDLRDRLEILPMSGENTERMTRVRTRIQLDGSSRAPMDYVFRKTDDEWLVFDVIVEGISYVATFRNQIGEEIRRHGFDGLMERLRKGEIELEVEEDNAE, from the coding sequence ATGATGCGATGGATGACCATCATTCCGGCCCTGTTTTTCGCCCTCGGCCTGGCCGCAGAAGAACCGCCGGAGATCATCAAGGACACCACCGACCGGATCATCGAGCTGATCGAGGAGAATCGGGAAACCTACGAGGCCGATGCCGAGCGCATGCGCGAGGACGTTCGCGAAGTCCTGATGCCTCGCATCGATACCCTGTACTCGGCCCGTCTCGTGCTGGGCCGGCATGGCCGGGGACGGGATGAAGACGAAGTGCTGGAGTTCGCCGACGCCCTGGCCGAGCAGCTCCTGCGTCGCTATGCCTCGGCCTTGCTGGAGTACGATCTGCGCGACCGGCTCGAGATCCTGCCGATGAGCGGAGAAAACACCGAGCGCATGACCCGGGTACGCACTCGCATCCAGCTCGACGGTTCCAGCCGGGCGCCTATGGATTACGTCTTCCGCAAGACCGATGACGAGTGGCTGGTTTTTGACGTCATTGTCGAAGGCATCTCGTATGTCGCCACTTTCCGCAACCAGATCGGCGAGGAAATCCGTCGTCACGGTTTCGACGGGTTGATGGAGCGACTCCGGAAAGGCGAGATCGAACTGGAAGTAGAAGAAGACAACGCCGAATGA
- a CDS encoding lipid asymmetry maintenance protein MlaB, whose translation MTTETLSGDLTMKEVPATWQRLSRKLPDELDLSGLDRIDSSALALLLECRAAADTAGRDIVFRNPPETLRTIARLTQVEALLGWNGAGDEGVPA comes from the coding sequence ATGACTACCGAAACTCTCTCCGGCGACCTCACCATGAAAGAGGTTCCGGCAACCTGGCAGCGGCTTTCCAGGAAACTCCCTGATGAGCTTGATCTGTCCGGGCTCGACCGCATCGATTCCAGTGCACTGGCGCTGCTGCTCGAGTGCCGGGCGGCAGCAGACACTGCCGGCCGTGACATCGTGTTCCGCAATCCCCCCGAGACACTGCGCACCATCGCCAGACTGACCCAGGTCGAGGCATTGCTGGGCTGGAATGGGGCCGGCGATGAAGGAGTGCCCGCGTGA
- a CDS encoding VacJ family lipoprotein, translating to MRRLLAACLLAVLAGGCATSAPPPDERDPADPWEPYNRTMWTFNVAVDQAIVRPVAVGYDTVTPGPVQTGVRNFFTNLRSPVVIINLLLQGRGGDAGRETGRFLTNTVIGMGGLIDIASFEGMEKYNADFGLTLASWGWEDSRFFVLPFLGPSTVRDGLGRGADSQANIEWRLAGDGSYYLLGIDVIQTRAGLLPLDEQIRDAFDPYSFMRDGWLQRRNYLIHGEEAPLPDYDAMLDDEDW from the coding sequence ATGCGCCGCCTGCTGGCGGCCTGCCTGCTGGCAGTACTGGCCGGCGGCTGCGCCACCTCTGCGCCACCCCCGGATGAACGCGACCCGGCCGATCCCTGGGAGCCCTACAACCGCACCATGTGGACTTTCAACGTCGCCGTAGACCAGGCCATCGTGCGTCCGGTAGCCGTCGGCTACGACACAGTGACACCAGGGCCGGTCCAGACCGGTGTGCGCAACTTCTTCACCAACCTGCGTTCCCCGGTCGTCATCATCAATCTGCTGTTGCAGGGGCGCGGTGGAGATGCAGGTCGCGAAACGGGTCGCTTCCTGACCAACACCGTCATCGGCATGGGCGGCCTGATCGACATCGCCTCATTCGAAGGCATGGAGAAGTACAACGCCGACTTTGGGCTGACCCTGGCGTCCTGGGGCTGGGAAGACAGCCGATTCTTTGTTCTGCCTTTTCTTGGTCCCTCGACAGTCAGAGACGGCCTCGGACGCGGTGCAGATTCGCAAGCCAATATCGAGTGGCGCCTTGCCGGCGACGGCTCCTACTACCTGCTCGGCATCGATGTCATACAGACCCGCGCCGGCCTGCTGCCACTGGACGAACAGATACGGGATGCCTTCGACCCCTACAGCTTCATGCGCGATGGCTGGCTGCAGCGACGCAACTACCTGATTCACGGCGAGGAAGCCCCCCTGCCGGATTACGACGCCATGCTCGACGATGAGGACTGGTAG
- a CDS encoding NAD(P)H-binding protein, which produces MTVSKLLVFGATGVQGHPVVDVALEQGLEVRASTRDRGEAEEKLPASVDIVEADFTVADDVNEAMEGVDAVYFYLPTMPDRSHARAIIDNVLEGAARQGLQRIVFTTGGCCGDNMPSCGFVDGLRSISDRILSAEVPAVVLRPTLYLANLVWPHLIREIRDYGKLTYPPLARGRRMNWTATEDQALLAVASLTADVAGEAIDIASPEPVTPPELCRMLASAYGREVHFAPQGIDDFADTLSHLFDSAELGRMVAELYAAMDRIEGDGPLVDTDALESRFGVRLTPVSEWVDDRLGRLLQLYG; this is translated from the coding sequence ATGACTGTCAGCAAACTGCTTGTATTCGGTGCCACGGGCGTGCAGGGGCATCCCGTGGTTGATGTGGCGCTGGAGCAGGGTCTGGAGGTGCGAGCCAGCACGCGTGATCGAGGCGAGGCCGAGGAGAAACTGCCTGCTTCGGTGGATATCGTCGAAGCGGATTTCACCGTCGCTGACGACGTGAACGAGGCCATGGAGGGGGTCGATGCGGTCTATTTTTATCTCCCCACCATGCCGGATCGCTCTCACGCTCGCGCCATCATTGACAATGTCCTTGAAGGTGCCGCCCGACAGGGGTTGCAGCGAATCGTTTTTACCACTGGCGGTTGTTGTGGCGACAATATGCCATCTTGCGGTTTCGTCGACGGTTTGCGTTCGATTTCCGACCGCATACTGTCGGCGGAGGTGCCAGCGGTCGTGCTGCGTCCTACCCTGTACCTGGCCAACCTGGTCTGGCCGCACCTGATTCGCGAGATCCGGGACTATGGCAAGCTGACCTATCCGCCACTGGCCCGGGGGCGGCGCATGAACTGGACGGCAACTGAAGATCAGGCACTGCTTGCCGTGGCCAGCCTTACGGCGGATGTGGCCGGTGAGGCCATCGATATTGCCAGCCCGGAGCCGGTCACGCCGCCGGAGCTATGTCGTATGCTGGCATCAGCCTACGGCCGTGAAGTGCACTTTGCCCCGCAGGGCATAGACGATTTTGCCGACACCCTGTCTCATCTGTTCGACAGCGCCGAGCTCGGCCGAATGGTGGCTGAACTCTATGCGGCCATGGATCGCATTGAAGGCGATGGCCCGCTGGTCGATACCGATGCCCTGGAGTCGAGGTTTGGCGTCCGGCTTACCCCGGTCAGCGAGTGGGTGGACGACCGGCTTGGACGCTTGCTGCAACTTTATGGTTGA
- a CDS encoding M3 family metallopeptidase — protein MTSTPKALLAATLLLALAACEQAPREEEPAPAAETQEPAPAEPSENPLLTRYLTPFQTPPFHRLEAAHFLPALEQAIEEHSERISTITGDDDPAGFANTIVALERANNELERVTRVLVGLITVSDDPELHEIAPEFSARQADYEHSVLFNRELFDRVTSVHDQIDTQAEDPEQQRLIELTHQRFVHAGAEADDQAQQRVREINARLAELGQRLDAALREERADTDLLIEDETQLEGLPETLVNLAARSARERGHPTGWVFTLHEHNLQPFLAHFPEREQRQAMFEAWIEPYASGTEWAELAHETAQLRAERAELLGFDSHLDYRLAGSTIDSSEQLRELLDALSAAASNRIADEMDQVQALAEADGLSGDIEPWDWWYYRERLRESEIGQTDAELRDWFTLEQVRDGAFALANRLWGLSFHVRTDLPLWYTDVETWEVRDSLGEHLGVIYLDYLHREGKRAGNWTFVHRPSHRDDDERVTPVVANAANFPRAAAGLPSLLSAGEVETLFRQFGRALHELLSDTDYPTTAASALPADFAEFMGRLVQRWALQPEVLRMYAYHHETGGMITDEAIEGLGRDQRLLSAIESMQQVAAIELDLALHDVGAGEVPEIAEAIESVHERLGLPASVSAHFHGGGPADLFAAHQPASHEVLWALVLASDAFAAFEEATVLDRNLAEQLKDEILVPGNTRAPMESWRAFRDRDPQIEHLLNTRGLGD, from the coding sequence ATGACAAGTACCCCCAAAGCCCTGCTGGCAGCAACCCTGTTGCTGGCGCTCGCTGCCTGTGAACAGGCGCCCCGGGAAGAGGAGCCCGCTCCAGCAGCTGAGACGCAGGAACCAGCTCCGGCCGAGCCGTCCGAGAACCCCCTGCTGACGCGCTATCTGACACCGTTCCAAACCCCGCCCTTCCATCGCCTCGAGGCCGCCCACTTCCTGCCAGCCCTTGAGCAGGCGATCGAGGAGCACAGCGAACGGATCTCGACGATTACGGGCGACGACGATCCGGCCGGCTTTGCCAATACCATCGTGGCACTGGAACGGGCAAATAACGAATTAGAACGCGTCACCCGCGTGCTGGTCGGCCTGATCACCGTCAGTGATGACCCGGAACTGCACGAGATTGCGCCCGAGTTCTCGGCGCGACAGGCCGATTACGAACACTCCGTGCTGTTCAATCGGGAATTGTTCGACCGCGTCACATCGGTTCACGACCAGATCGACACGCAGGCCGAAGACCCCGAACAGCAGCGATTGATCGAACTGACCCACCAGCGTTTCGTGCATGCGGGGGCCGAAGCGGACGACCAGGCCCAGCAGCGTGTGCGCGAGATCAATGCCCGCCTGGCCGAGCTGGGGCAGCGACTTGATGCCGCGCTGCGCGAAGAGCGTGCCGATACCGACCTCTTGATCGAGGACGAGACGCAACTCGAGGGTCTGCCCGAGACCCTGGTCAACCTGGCCGCACGAAGCGCTCGCGAACGCGGTCACCCGACCGGCTGGGTCTTCACCCTGCACGAACACAACCTGCAGCCGTTTCTCGCGCACTTCCCCGAGCGCGAACAGCGCCAGGCCATGTTCGAAGCCTGGATCGAGCCGTATGCAAGCGGCACCGAATGGGCGGAGCTGGCTCACGAAACGGCACAACTGAGGGCCGAAAGAGCCGAGTTGCTGGGTTTCGACAGCCACCTGGACTACCGGCTGGCCGGCAGTACCATCGACAGTTCCGAACAGTTGCGCGAGCTGCTCGACGCCCTTTCCGCTGCGGCCAGCAACCGGATCGCCGATGAAATGGATCAAGTGCAGGCACTTGCCGAGGCCGATGGCCTGAGCGGCGACATCGAACCGTGGGACTGGTGGTACTACCGCGAACGCCTGCGCGAATCCGAAATCGGCCAGACCGACGCCGAGTTGCGCGACTGGTTCACGCTTGAACAAGTGCGCGACGGGGCCTTCGCCCTGGCCAATCGGCTATGGGGTCTGAGCTTCCATGTCCGTACCGACCTGCCCCTGTGGTACACGGATGTCGAAACCTGGGAAGTTCGCGACTCGCTGGGCGAACACCTGGGCGTGATCTATCTGGATTACCTCCATCGCGAAGGAAAGCGTGCTGGAAACTGGACTTTCGTTCATCGCCCCAGTCACCGCGACGACGACGAGCGTGTCACTCCCGTTGTGGCCAATGCTGCCAACTTCCCGCGGGCCGCGGCGGGGCTGCCGTCGTTGCTGAGCGCCGGTGAAGTCGAGACCCTGTTCCGTCAGTTTGGTCGCGCCCTGCATGAACTCTTGTCGGACACCGACTACCCGACCACGGCGGCCAGCGCGCTGCCGGCCGATTTCGCCGAGTTCATGGGTCGCCTGGTGCAGCGCTGGGCCTTGCAGCCGGAAGTGCTGAGAATGTACGCCTACCATCATGAAACCGGCGGCATGATCACCGACGAGGCCATAGAAGGGCTGGGTCGCGACCAGCGCCTGCTCTCTGCCATCGAAAGCATGCAGCAGGTGGCCGCCATAGAACTGGACCTCGCCCTGCACGATGTCGGTGCCGGCGAGGTCCCGGAGATTGCCGAAGCCATCGAGTCGGTCCACGAGCGCCTGGGCCTGCCGGCCAGCGTATCGGCCCACTTTCATGGCGGTGGACCGGCAGATCTCTTCGCCGCCCACCAGCCGGCCTCACATGAAGTGCTCTGGGCGCTTGTACTGGCCAGCGATGCCTTCGCAGCCTTCGAAGAAGCCACCGTACTGGACCGAAACCTGGCAGAACAGCTCAAAGACGAAATCCTCGTGCCGGGCAATACTCGCGCCCCCATGGAATCCTGGCGAGCCTTCCGCGACCGCGACCCACAAATCGAGCACCTGCTCAATACACGCGGGCTGGGTGACTGA
- the ggt gene encoding gamma-glutamyltransferase translates to MMIHLIRVLVVFLAFSLLSPAWADGPGRAAVSSAHEDATAAGEKILRQGGNAFDAAVAVSAALAVVEPESSGIGGGGFWLLHFADDDSSLMVDGRETAPAAATADMYLDDDGEVDRDLAINGALAAGIPGAPAAWVHLAEQYGLLPLADLLAPAIRLAEEGFEVDAKYQTLLNFRSDVMLRWEETAEIFMPGGEVPDLGTRIVQPDLARTLRALAEHGHDGFYRGEVAEKLVAGARAENGIWTLEDLAGYEVVEREPIRTEYRGYELITASPPSSGGIAIAQMLNIIEPFDLGQLDRIERVHLLSEAMRRAYRDRALYLGDPDFVDIPYDMLLSKHYAAGLRTTIRLDRALDSGALAADPARNVVESDNTTHFSLMDAEGNIVSGTLTVNLPFGAAYAAPGTGVLFNNEMDDFAAAPGEPNAYGLIGFEANAIEPGKRMLSSMSPTIVRSDERTAVIGTPGGSRIITMVFLGLLDFIDGNGPESWVSMPRFHHQYLPDEISAERDAFSDDEIAALESLGHEVSIRSRPAGNMHGVMWDRARDVVEAAHDPRWPSGGAVVIEVD, encoded by the coding sequence ATGATGATTCACTTGATTCGAGTGCTCGTTGTTTTTCTTGCTTTCTCCCTGCTGAGTCCCGCCTGGGCCGATGGTCCGGGGCGCGCTGCCGTGTCTTCGGCGCATGAGGATGCGACCGCTGCCGGTGAGAAGATTCTGCGACAGGGCGGCAATGCCTTCGATGCCGCCGTGGCCGTATCCGCGGCGCTAGCGGTGGTTGAGCCGGAGTCCTCGGGAATCGGCGGCGGTGGGTTCTGGTTGCTGCATTTTGCCGATGATGATTCCTCGCTGATGGTCGACGGACGCGAAACGGCACCTGCCGCCGCGACCGCGGATATGTACCTGGACGATGATGGGGAGGTCGATCGGGATCTGGCAATCAACGGGGCCCTGGCCGCCGGTATCCCCGGCGCTCCGGCGGCCTGGGTGCATCTGGCCGAGCAATATGGTTTGCTGCCGCTGGCCGATCTGCTCGCGCCGGCCATCCGGCTTGCCGAGGAAGGCTTCGAGGTTGACGCCAAGTATCAGACTCTGCTCAATTTTCGCAGCGATGTCATGTTGCGATGGGAGGAGACCGCCGAGATCTTCATGCCCGGTGGCGAGGTCCCGGACCTGGGCACACGCATTGTCCAGCCGGACCTGGCCAGAACCCTGCGGGCACTGGCCGAGCATGGTCATGATGGTTTTTACCGTGGCGAGGTGGCCGAAAAGCTGGTCGCAGGCGCCCGCGCCGAGAATGGAATCTGGACACTGGAGGATTTGGCCGGTTACGAAGTGGTCGAGCGCGAGCCGATCCGGACCGAGTATCGCGGCTACGAGTTGATCACAGCCTCGCCGCCATCTTCCGGCGGGATCGCCATTGCCCAGATGCTCAACATTATCGAACCGTTTGATCTTGGCCAACTGGACCGCATCGAGCGGGTGCACCTCTTGTCGGAGGCCATGCGCCGGGCCTACCGGGATCGGGCGCTCTACCTTGGCGATCCGGACTTTGTCGATATACCGTACGACATGCTGCTCAGCAAGCATTATGCGGCCGGGCTGCGGACCACGATTCGGCTCGACCGGGCACTGGATTCCGGCGCGCTGGCCGCCGACCCGGCGCGCAATGTCGTCGAAAGCGACAACACCACGCACTTTTCCCTGATGGACGCTGAGGGCAACATCGTATCCGGCACCCTGACGGTGAATCTGCCCTTTGGGGCCGCCTATGCCGCACCAGGCACCGGCGTACTGTTCAACAACGAAATGGACGATTTCGCCGCAGCCCCGGGTGAGCCCAACGCTTATGGCCTGATCGGCTTCGAGGCCAACGCCATCGAGCCGGGCAAGCGCATGCTGTCTTCCATGAGCCCCACGATCGTGCGCAGCGACGAGCGAACCGCGGTGATCGGCACACCCGGCGGTTCGCGCATCATCACCATGGTCTTTCTGGGACTGCTGGACTTCATCGATGGAAATGGTCCGGAGTCCTGGGTGTCGATGCCGCGTTTTCACCACCAGTACCTGCCGGACGAGATTTCGGCCGAGCGTGATGCCTTCAGCGACGATGAGATCGCGGCACTGGAATCACTGGGTCACGAGGTCAGCATTCGAAGCCGGCCGGCTGGCAACATGCACGGGGTGATGTGGGATCGTGCCCGCGACGTGGTCGAAGCCGCTCACGACCCGCGCTGGCCTTCCGGTGGTGCTGTGGTTATCGAGGTGGATTGA
- the coaD gene encoding pantetheine-phosphate adenylyltransferase, with product MQPDYSIAVYPGTFDPLTNGHTDLVARASRMFRKLVVAIAESPHKQPAFSLEQRINLAREVLGEEGLDNVEVVGFDSLLARFVQELNAGVLLRGLRAVSDFEYEFQLASMNRHLAREVETVFLTPAEQHSFISSTLVKEIARLHGNVDEFVHPRVASALGTRYA from the coding sequence ATGCAGCCTGATTACAGTATTGCCGTCTACCCCGGAACTTTCGATCCGCTGACCAATGGTCATACCGATCTTGTGGCCAGGGCGTCGCGGATGTTCCGCAAGCTGGTCGTGGCCATCGCCGAGAGCCCGCACAAGCAGCCGGCCTTCAGCCTGGAGCAGCGCATCAATCTGGCACGCGAGGTCCTGGGAGAGGAAGGCCTCGACAATGTCGAGGTGGTCGGGTTTGACAGTCTGCTGGCCCGGTTTGTCCAGGAACTGAATGCCGGTGTGCTGCTGCGGGGCTTGCGGGCCGTGTCGGATTTCGAGTACGAGTTTCAGCTGGCTTCGATGAATCGGCATCTGGCCCGCGAAGTAGAGACCGTTTTCCTGACCCCGGCCGAGCAGCACAGTTTCATCTCTTCGACCCTGGTCAAGGAAATCGCCCGGTTGCACGGGAATGTCGATGAGTTTGTTCATCCCCGGGTTGCATCCGCGCTCGGGACCCGCTACGCATGA
- the rsmD gene encoding 16S rRNA (guanine(966)-N(2))-methyltransferase RsmD: protein MSGKIRIVGGQWRGRKLSVPEHPGLRPTGDRVRETLFNWLQPRIVGARCLDLFAGTGALGLEAASRGASRVVLVEQDSGLVEALRQARQWPGGQVVEVCHADALYWLGDACEAFDVIFLDPPFGSGLQARALAAVVEQGMLAPDGWIYVEEGVDEAVAVEGAFEIVRDKQIGQVRARLLRQAGAGSV from the coding sequence ATGAGTGGAAAGATTCGCATTGTTGGTGGCCAGTGGCGAGGTCGCAAGTTGTCGGTGCCCGAGCACCCGGGGTTGCGTCCCACTGGGGATCGGGTGCGTGAGACGCTGTTCAATTGGCTGCAACCCAGGATAGTTGGTGCGCGGTGTCTGGATTTGTTTGCCGGGACCGGGGCGCTGGGGCTGGAGGCGGCTTCCCGGGGTGCCAGTCGTGTGGTGCTGGTCGAACAGGATTCGGGTCTGGTCGAAGCGCTTCGGCAGGCCAGGCAGTGGCCGGGAGGGCAGGTGGTTGAAGTGTGCCATGCCGATGCCCTGTACTGGCTGGGCGACGCTTGCGAGGCTTTCGATGTCATTTTCCTGGACCCTCCGTTCGGGTCGGGGTTGCAGGCGCGTGCGCTGGCGGCCGTGGTTGAGCAAGGCATGCTGGCTCCGGACGGCTGGATCTACGTAGAGGAGGGGGTGGACGAAGCAGTGGCCGTTGAGGGGGCCTTCGAGATCGTGCGCGACAAGCAGATCGGACAAGTACGCGCCAGGCTGCTTCGGCAGGCAGGAGCCGGGTCGGTATAA
- the ftsY gene encoding signal recognition particle-docking protein FtsY codes for MFSIFRRKKSGKGVETTQVRPVEKAGVDPLEARLERTRSSLGGLFGLIGSATTIDEELIEEIETTLLTSDMGVAATTRVIERLRDGIQQGVIKEPEQVLPAVQAELYDLIEPCEQFLAVDAEKKPFVILMVGVNGVGKTTTIGKLARRYLDEGKTVMLAAGDTFRAAAVEQLQAWGKRNDVPVVAQHSGADTAAVIYDALHSAQARGVDVLIADTAGRLHTQDHLMAELTKVRRVMQKIDPEAPHETMLVVDAGTGQNALTQARQFNQAVELTGITVTKLDGTARGGILFAMAEELKIPIRFIGVGETAADLRPFDAGTFVHAILPVGDG; via the coding sequence ATGTTCTCAATCTTCCGTCGCAAGAAGTCCGGCAAGGGCGTCGAAACCACCCAGGTTCGTCCAGTCGAAAAAGCAGGCGTTGACCCACTCGAGGCTCGTCTGGAGCGCACCCGGTCCAGCCTGGGCGGGCTGTTCGGGCTGATCGGTTCGGCCACGACCATCGACGAGGAGCTGATCGAGGAAATCGAGACCACGCTGCTTACCTCCGACATGGGTGTGGCCGCCACCACCCGGGTCATCGAACGCCTGCGCGACGGGATTCAGCAGGGCGTGATCAAGGAACCCGAGCAGGTACTGCCAGCCGTGCAGGCCGAACTGTATGACCTGATCGAGCCGTGTGAGCAGTTTCTCGCCGTCGATGCGGAGAAGAAGCCATTCGTGATCCTGATGGTCGGTGTCAACGGCGTGGGCAAGACCACGACCATTGGCAAACTGGCGCGACGCTACCTCGACGAAGGCAAGACCGTGATGCTGGCAGCCGGCGACACGTTCCGTGCAGCGGCGGTCGAGCAGCTCCAGGCCTGGGGCAAGCGCAACGACGTACCGGTGGTCGCCCAGCACAGTGGCGCCGATACCGCCGCGGTCATCTACGATGCCCTGCACTCGGCACAGGCCCGTGGCGTGGATGTGCTGATTGCCGACACTGCCGGTCGTCTGCACACCCAGGACCATCTCATGGCCGAGCTGACCAAGGTGCGTCGGGTCATGCAGAAAATCGACCCGGAAGCACCGCATGAAACCATGCTGGTCGTCGATGCCGGCACCGGCCAGAATGCACTCACCCAGGCCCGGCAGTTCAACCAGGCCGTCGAGCTGACTGGCATCACCGTCACCAAACTCGACGGCACGGCCCGTGGCGGCATTCTGTTCGCCATGGCCGAGGAACTGAAGATTCCCATCCGCTTTATCGGCGTGGGCGAGACCGCGGCCGACCTGAGACCATTCGACGCAGGGACGTTCGTGCATGCGATATTGCCGGTGGGTGATGGATAA
- the mutY gene encoding A/G-specific adenine glycosylase has product MRANSFAQRLLDWWVIHGRHDLPWQVERTAYRVWVSEIMLQQTRVATVIPYFERFMASFPDLEALAAADLDDVLALWSGLGYYARARNLHAAARICVGQHGGTLPDKPALLRELPGIGGSTANAIVAQALDRRAPILDGNVKRVLARHAGIEGWPGRSAITRELWQQAEARTPDEQARDYTQAIMDLGATVCTPRNPACSDCPVATDCRARQEDRVSVLPTKKPKRSRPRRAVVLVLIHNEDGELLLQRRAPTGIWGGLWSLPPIDELPLENTGPTCQQIEHHFTHFILDIEVRIADLKQFSDVADDDQLQWMRPEQALRAGLPRPIRQIIESTTTPS; this is encoded by the coding sequence ATGAGGGCCAACAGTTTTGCGCAACGGCTGCTGGACTGGTGGGTGATCCACGGCCGTCATGACCTGCCCTGGCAGGTCGAGCGTACCGCCTACCGAGTGTGGGTGTCGGAGATCATGCTGCAGCAGACCCGGGTTGCCACGGTCATCCCGTACTTCGAACGCTTCATGGCTTCCTTCCCGGATCTGGAAGCGCTGGCTGCGGCCGATCTGGACGATGTACTGGCCCTGTGGTCGGGCCTGGGCTATTACGCCCGCGCCCGGAACCTGCATGCGGCAGCACGAATATGTGTGGGCCAGCATGGCGGCACATTGCCCGACAAGCCAGCCCTGTTGCGCGAGCTGCCGGGCATCGGGGGGTCGACGGCCAACGCCATCGTCGCCCAGGCGCTGGACCGCCGCGCACCCATCCTGGACGGCAACGTCAAGCGTGTACTGGCCCGGCATGCCGGCATCGAGGGCTGGCCGGGCCGATCAGCCATTACCCGCGAGCTCTGGCAACAGGCAGAAGCACGAACCCCGGATGAGCAGGCCCGCGACTACACCCAGGCAATCATGGATCTGGGTGCCACGGTCTGCACCCCGCGCAACCCTGCCTGCTCCGATTGTCCCGTGGCGACCGATTGCCGGGCCCGCCAGGAAGATCGCGTCAGTGTTTTGCCGACGAAGAAACCGAAACGATCCCGCCCCCGCCGCGCGGTCGTCCTGGTGCTGATTCACAATGAGGACGGCGAGCTGCTGCTTCAGCGCCGCGCGCCGACGGGAATATGGGGCGGGCTGTGGTCGCTTCCGCCCATCGACGAACTGCCACTGGAGAACACAGGGCCGACCTGTCAGCAGATCGAGCACCATTTCACCCACTTCATCCTCGACATCGAGGTGCGCATCGCCGACCTGAAGCAGTTTTCCGATGTTGCCGATGACGACCAACTTCAGTGGATGCGGCCTGAGCAGGCGCTGCGCGCGGGACTGCCCCGCCCCATACGGCAGATTATCGAGTCGACGACAACGCCCTCATGA
- a CDS encoding oxidative damage protection protein translates to MSRTVHCQFLNREGEGLPRQPLPGELGKRIYDNISKEAWQQWLDHQTMLINEKRLSPIDPEHRKYLEEQAEAFLFGGDYDQAEGYVPPES, encoded by the coding sequence ATGAGTCGTACCGTCCACTGCCAGTTCCTGAATCGCGAGGGCGAAGGACTGCCTCGCCAACCGCTGCCGGGTGAGCTCGGCAAGAGAATCTACGACAACATCTCGAAAGAAGCCTGGCAGCAGTGGCTGGACCACCAGACCATGCTGATCAATGAAAAGCGGCTCAGCCCGATCGACCCCGAACACCGCAAGTATCTTGAAGAGCAAGCCGAAGCATTCCTGTTCGGGGGCGACTACGACCAGGCAGAAGGCTACGTGCCGCCGGAATCCTGA
- a CDS encoding DUF6491 family protein has translation MKRPFLILLTLLLAGCAAQEPRPTLEQIEEVYLRHAGHETQSVMFSNIRGWRPAGVQSVAINFGARRDYLIDLAPPCVMDLRFEPMIRVVNSQRGTLSRFDRIQVGQDLCRIVRIRQIDMDAVREDLDQLELDTPGVTDRIREETTDQDSGGT, from the coding sequence ATGAAGAGGCCGTTTCTGATTCTTCTGACCTTGCTGCTGGCCGGCTGTGCGGCACAGGAGCCTCGCCCAACCCTCGAGCAGATCGAAGAGGTCTATCTGCGTCATGCCGGTCACGAAACCCAGAGCGTGATGTTCAGCAATATTCGCGGCTGGCGACCGGCCGGAGTGCAGTCGGTGGCCATCAATTTCGGTGCGCGACGCGATTACCTGATCGATCTGGCTCCACCTTGCGTCATGGATCTGCGTTTCGAGCCGATGATCCGGGTGGTCAACTCCCAGCGCGGCACTCTCAGCCGCTTTGACAGGATCCAGGTCGGCCAAGACCTGTGCCGAATCGTCCGTATTCGTCAAATCGACATGGACGCGGTTCGGGAAGACCTTGATCAGCTGGAATTGGACACCCCCGGGGTCACTGACCGTATCCGGGAGGAAACGACCGATCAGGATTCCGGCGGCACGTAG